A window of Euwallacea similis isolate ESF13 chromosome 10, ESF131.1, whole genome shotgun sequence contains these coding sequences:
- the LOC136411653 gene encoding THUMP domain-containing protein 1 homolog, with product MSKVQKPYNKRQHYKKTAKRNTIDVNLKGFLCSCNNREKDCVRETYNILNKYADIMWPPQPLESGTAPAEIEEDLEGELKQLRALKTEEKRFQVVDSGAKNFLFIKTTLEEPVKLAESILQDISLKKTQETRFLLRLVPVETTCKAFIKDIEKAFEPLCEKYFGSENMSYSIVFNHRNNDSVSRDEVIKIIAECVAKTGEEKNLEHKVNLKNANVSIIIEVIRGFAFLGVVPNFIKYKKYNLLAFLLQEETNPASTNVNTLNDD from the coding sequence ATGAGCAAAGTGCAAAAGCCCTACAACAAGCGTcaacattacaaaaaaaccgcaaaacGCAACACCATCGATGTGAACCTCAAAGGATTTCTTTGTAGCTGCAACAACAGGGAAAAAGACTGTGTTCGCGAGACTTACAACATCCTAAACAAATATGCGGACATCATGTGGCCACCGCAACCCCTCGAGTCGGGAACTGCTCCTGCCGAAATCGAGGAGGATTTGGAAGGTGAGTTGAAGCAGCTGCGCGCGTTAAAAACTGAGGAGAAAAGGTTTCAAGTGGTAGATTCGGGTGCCAAGAATTTTCTGTTTATCAAAACTACTTTGGAAGAACCTGTGAAGTTGGCTGAGAGCATTCTACAggatatttctttgaaaaagaCTCAAGAAACAAGGTTTTTGTTGAGATTAGTGCCTGTCGAGACGACTTGCAAGgcatttattaaagatataGAGAAGGCTTTTGAGCCTTTATGTGAGAAGTATTTTGGTAGTGAAAATATGAGCTACTCAATAGTGTTCAACCACAGGAATAACGATAGTGTGTCAAGGGATGAGGTTATAAAGATAATTGCTGAATGTGTCGCAAAAACGGGCGAGGAGAAAAACCTTGAACATAAGGTAAATTTGAAGAACGCCAATGTGTCCATAATAATTGAAGTCATTAGAGGTTTCGCCTTTTTAGGGGTAGTCcctaatttcattaaatataagaaataCAATTTACTAGCCTTCCTCCTTCAGGAAGAAACCAATCCTGCATCAACAAatgtaaatacattaaatgatgattaa